The Streptomyces nitrosporeus genome includes a window with the following:
- a CDS encoding HAD family hydrolase, whose protein sequence is MTLVASDLDRTLIYSAAALQLGVPDAQAPRLLCVEVYGGAPLSYMTEEAAALLDELARTTVFVPTTTRTREQYHRIHLPGPPPRYAICANGGHLLVDGESDPHWQRQVTGRLAAECAPLAEVRARLLATADPAWLLKERVAEDVFAYLVVDRAALPPDWVGELAGWAEPRGWTVSLQGRKIYAVPAPLTKSAAMREVARRSGATTALAAGDSLLDADLLLAADRSWRPAHGELADNGWNAPRTEALGLRGVAAGEEILRRFLHHRDHPPARPASGPVGGKAVRSYGGTHGGHPGPDEGAAP, encoded by the coding sequence GTGACGCTGGTCGCCAGCGACCTCGACCGCACCCTCATCTACTCGGCGGCGGCCCTCCAGCTCGGCGTCCCCGACGCGCAGGCCCCCCGGCTCCTGTGCGTGGAGGTCTACGGCGGGGCGCCCCTCTCCTACATGACGGAGGAGGCGGCCGCCCTTCTCGACGAGCTGGCCCGCACCACCGTCTTCGTCCCCACCACCACGCGGACCCGCGAGCAGTACCACCGCATCCACCTCCCCGGCCCCCCGCCCCGGTACGCGATCTGTGCCAACGGCGGCCACCTGCTGGTCGACGGCGAGTCCGACCCGCACTGGCAGCGACAGGTGACCGGCCGTCTCGCGGCGGAGTGCGCCCCCCTCGCCGAGGTCCGCGCCCGCCTCCTCGCCACCGCCGATCCGGCCTGGCTGCTCAAGGAACGGGTCGCCGAGGACGTCTTCGCCTACCTCGTCGTCGACCGGGCCGCGCTGCCCCCGGACTGGGTGGGGGAGCTGGCCGGCTGGGCGGAACCCCGCGGCTGGACCGTCTCCCTCCAGGGCCGCAAGATCTACGCCGTACCCGCCCCGCTCACCAAGAGCGCGGCGATGCGGGAGGTCGCCCGCCGCAGCGGGGCCACCACGGCCCTCGCCGCCGGGGACTCCCTGCTGGACGCCGATCTGCTGCTGGCAGCCGACCGTTCCTGGCGCCCGGCCCACGGCGAACTCGCCGACAACGGCTGGAACGCGCCCCGCACCGAGGCCCTCGGCCTGCGGGGCGTCGCCGCCGGCGAGGAGATCCTGCGCCGCTTCCTGCACCACCGCGATCACCCGCCGGCTCGTCCGGCGAGTGGACCGGTGGGCGGGAAAGCCGTGCGGTCGTACGGTGGCACACACGGGGGCCACCCGGGCCCGGACGAGGGAGCGGCGCCATGA
- a CDS encoding O-methyltransferase has translation MTQGNQTKITDELYAYVLAHNPPLDPVQLDLVETTRHRFPDHAGMQSAQEQGPLLAFLVRLTGARHIVEIGTFTGFSALSMARALPSDGRLIACDVSEEWTAYGRLAWQKAGVADRIDLRIAPALDTLRAMPEEPHIDLAYLDADKGNYIAYWEELVPRMRPGGLVVTDNTLFHGGVVDPHATGAPAAIKEFNAHVSADGRMDSVLLTVADGLTLSRRK, from the coding sequence ATGACCCAGGGAAACCAGACCAAGATCACCGACGAGCTGTACGCCTACGTGCTGGCGCACAACCCGCCGCTGGACCCGGTGCAACTCGACCTCGTGGAGACGACCCGCCACCGCTTCCCCGACCACGCGGGCATGCAGTCGGCCCAGGAACAGGGACCGCTGCTCGCCTTCCTCGTCCGGCTGACCGGCGCACGGCACATCGTCGAGATCGGTACCTTCACCGGCTTCTCGGCCCTCTCCATGGCCCGGGCCCTCCCGTCGGACGGCCGGCTGATCGCCTGTGACGTCTCCGAGGAATGGACCGCGTACGGACGCCTGGCCTGGCAGAAGGCGGGCGTCGCCGACAGGATCGACCTCAGGATCGCACCCGCCCTGGACACCCTGCGCGCGATGCCGGAAGAGCCGCACATCGACCTGGCCTACCTCGACGCGGACAAGGGGAACTACATCGCGTACTGGGAGGAACTGGTCCCGCGGATGCGCCCCGGCGGGCTCGTCGTCACCGACAACACGCTCTTCCACGGGGGCGTCGTCGACCCGCACGCGACCGGAGCCCCGGCGGCGATCAAGGAGTTCAACGCGCATGTGAGCGCCGACGGCCGGATGGACAGCGTCCTGCTCACCGTGGCGGACGGCCTGACGCTCTCCCGCCGGAAGTAA
- a CDS encoding FmdB family zinc ribbon protein, producing MPRYEYRCRPCDATFEVSRPMTESSAPAVCPAGHEDTVKLLSTVAVGGSAESAAPSSASGGGGCCGGGCCG from the coding sequence ATGCCTCGTTACGAGTACCGCTGCCGCCCCTGTGACGCGACCTTCGAGGTCAGCCGTCCGATGACCGAATCGTCCGCCCCCGCCGTCTGCCCGGCCGGGCACGAGGACACCGTGAAGCTGCTGTCCACCGTGGCCGTCGGGGGTTCCGCCGAGTCCGCCGCCCCGTCTTCCGCCTCGGGTGGCGGAGGCTGCTGCGGTGGTGGCTGCTGCGGCTGA